The region AGTGCCTGAATGATGAGGAGGGGCTAGGTTTTATCCAAGCAGGGTGATTGGAAGGGAATCTGAGAGGACCTAGATCTGTTTGAATGAGATTGCTTTGTGGGCACCAAGGCTGGTGCAGAACTGAGTGATAGTGGGTAAATGATGGcacacccagctcagctgtcagccttgggctgctgctgctgtgtgacagtgacagggatTGGTCTGCTCAGCTCATGATAGCTGCCCTTGAGCAAGTGTTGGTGCCTGCCAGGGCTCTCAGTGCTTGGGGGGTAGGTGAGGGTTTGTGGGCCTGTGCTTGCTGTCAAACAACACCTTCTTGCTTCCCTCTGCAGAATGTGAACGTTGTGGAACAAGAAAAGATTGACAAGCTGATGCTGGAAATGGATGGGACAGAGAACAAATGTGAGTGGGCTTTGTGTTGCTCTGAGGGGTGCAAAGCCAAGGATGGGTCAATAGAATTCTGTTTACCAGAACCAACAGCCAGTGTATGGCCTTGGCTGTGCACTGCCATAATTCAAACCgtgggctggtgctgctgagtCTCACTGTATAAAGACATTTCTCTAATCAATTTCTTCTCGTTTCAGCCAAATTTGGTGCTAATGCCATCCTGGGCGTGTCTCTGGCTGTGTGCaaagctggtgctgctgagaagGGAGTTCCCCTGTACCGGCACATCGCTGACCTTGCTGGGAATCCAGAAGTCATTCTCCCCGTTCCTGTAAGTCCCTGGGTGGGGCAGGCCTTGGCGTGACCTTAGCCTGGTGCTCTTGGATCAAgctccagaggaggaggagggtgagtGTAAGGGCTGTTACCATGTTCCAACCTGGCTTTTCCTGGTTCCTCCGAGGCTTTCAACGTGATCAACGGGGGCTCCCACGCTGGCAACAAGCTGGCCATGCAGGAGTTCATGATCCTGCCCGTGGGGGCAGAGAGCTTCAAGGACGCCATGCGCGTCGGGGCAGAGGTCTACCACAACCTCAAGAACGTCATCAAGGAGAAGTATGGCAAGGATGCCACCAACGTGGGGGATGAGGGCGGCTTTGCCCCCAAcatcctggaaaacaaagaaggTGAGAGTGAGCCAGTGTGGGAGGAGATAGCTGATAGCTGGAGAATGAACTGATAGCCTGCCCAATACAGCGACAAGCAGGATCAATAGGCTCAGAGGTGTAGAACCTCCTGCTTTGTCTTTACTCTGTTTCTTACCCTGGCAGACACCCTGAGATGCTCTAGAGATGTGGTCAGGTGCTCCCTTGGGTATCAGTTCGTGCAGTAGGACAGGATGGTTTTTACTTCAGTGCCTTGTGACTCTCATTCCTGTGGCAGCTTAAGGGAACCTCGTGCCCTTCAGTTGAAAAGTGGTGTGGGAGCTTCTGTGCACTGCAGGTGTTCCAGAAGTCAGCATTCAGATcagtgttgttgtttttctgcagaCAAAGAGGGAAAGCAGTTTGTGCCCTGCCTGGTTGTGTGTGGGAGGGCATGAAGGCTTGcctgggaagctgaggcagTTGCTGCTTCCATGGCCAAACAGTTCTGTTCAGGAACCTGTGGGAGAGGCAATTTGTCTGTGGGAAGCAAAATATCTATTCCTACAAACACTGTACCAGAGGAGCTTTCTGTGCCCCTCCAGAAATGGAGCTGCTCACAAGGCAGGAGGACATGAGCTCAGTTCAGTTGCCTTTGACTTTACAGCTGTTGGTGGTGTCATTGTGGAGGGGCCTGGTGACCTGCACTGCCTTTTTGAAGACACTGagacagcaccagcagctgtgctgcttgaGTCCCAGTGTCacatgcagctctgctgggtctGTACCCTTACAGACGTCAGTGAAGATGACCTTGAATGACAATTACATTCCAAGGGATTTTtgttgctggcagcagctgcttttgcagtttGTGCTACATTAGCATCTTACAAAACACAACCAGACCCACACAAAAAGagcccaaacaaaaaaccaacccaacaacaaaagaaaacacttgaTCTAAGCTtcctgctgcagacagagcccagctgctccccttcAGCTTGGGGTCTCACTGGGACTCTCCCTAACAGTGGCACTGGGCAGTATCCCGAGACTTGTGCTGAGTGGTTCTGTCCCCTCGTGCAGGTAACTGTGCACGTGGAGAGCAGGTGATGCCCAGGGGGGTCTCCTGTGCAGAGGCAGgctctgtctccctgctctCAGGGTTTGGATGCTCACCACTTGCATGGTCAACACCTGCTCTGGAGCTAAAAGGGATTAGAGTGCAGGCACTGCTTCCTGCCCACATGCATAAAGTTGAAAGAGGATGTGGTATCATCTAGCATTAAGCTTTCTGGGCTGACATGTAGTCCTGCCTGAAGAGATTAGGAATCCCATAATGGTGTCTCAAGGGTATTACAAGCTAAAAGCAGTATTAATGTAATATCTTGTTCCAGTCAGTTCAGAAGTGGGAGAATTTAAGAACCTTTTCCTCTGGGCTTTGTGAAGGGGTGAGGGAGGTTCTCTGCCAAGGGAGCGTGCCGCTGTGGGCAGCGAGGAGCTTTGGGGTTGGGATGCCTGCagccctcaggagctgctgtgtgtgttgcagctctggagctgctgaagacGGCCATCGCCAAGGCTGGCTACACGGACAAGGTGGTCATTGGCATGGACGTGGCTGCCTCAGAGTTCTACCGGGATGGCAAGTACGACCTGGACTTCAAATCCCCTGATGACCCCAGCAGATACATCTCTCCTGACCAGCTGGCCGACCTGTACAAGGGCTTTGTCAAGAACTACCCTGGTAAGTTGCTCCTCGGTGAGAAGCACAGTGGTAGTGGTGGATCGGGGTTGATGGCTGAAGGAGGGAGTTGGTGTGCAGCCCCTCTTACAGGAGACATTGAGAGCTCCTGCCTTACCCAGCCTCTCAGGCTCAGGAGTGTTCTGGGAAGTGTTCTGCTTGTCTGCAGCACTTTGGTGCCACTCATCCCAACCAGACCTTTGTGCTGGCATTGTCCTAAagctgctgtgtccctctgcagTGGTGTCCATTGAAGACCCCTTTGACCAGGATGACTGGGGTGCCTGGAAGAAGTTCACTGGCAGCGTCAACATCCAGGTGGTTGGTGATGATCTGACTGTGACCAACCCAAAGAGAATTGCCAAGGCTGTGGAGGAGAAGGCCTGCAACTGCCTCCTCCTCAAGGTCAACCAGATTGGCTCTGTGACAGAGTCCCTGCAGGCGTAAGTTCTGCCCTCGGGGCCGGGCCAGGGTGGGGCTGGCTTTAGCTGGGGGATGTGGATGtacagagcagagccctgcgCTGCCCCTTGGCAGGGtcactggagcagaggctgctgggcacagggcatGCTGTGAGCTGCTTCTCTTGATCTCTTGCAGCTGCAAGCTGGCCCAGTCCAATGGCTGGGGTGTGATGGTGAGCCACCGCTCTGGAGAGACAGAAGACACCTTCATTGCTGACCTGGTAGTGGGTCTGTGCACCGGCCAGGTTGGtatctgcagctgctgcagtctggGATAGTGTGGGGTGAAGCCAAGCCATGGGGCACTGCGCTGCCTCCAGGGCTGCAGATCTGCTGTGTCTGTTTGCAGGGGGCTGCTCTGTTAATGGAGTGTGACAAGGGAACACCTTATCTTTGGCAAACTCGCCTTtaaccagcactgccaaaggGCTTGGCTccagtggctgtgctggggtttcCTGGTCCTGCAGCTGATAGCAAatgcacagcctctgctgctccccagccctgctgggtttGCTTGTGTGGATCCTGAGCCTGATGCCCAAGCAGAGCTTGTGATGGTGCTCATTACTCTGAGCAAGTTTTGTGTTGGCACTTGGAGTTCTTCACTAACTTTGTGATTTCCCTCAGATCAAAACCGGTGCCCCGTGCCGGTCGGAGCGTCTGGCCAAGTACAACCAGCTGCTGAGGTGagcctggggctgccacagGGCTCTCAGTCCGCTTGGGCTTTGCCCCTCAGAagcacctgcagcactggcagaggtGCTCGTGGgtgcaggaggctgaggaggagcGGGGTGGGTGAGGTCCAGAACAGATCCCACCAAGCAGCCTGTGATGCTGGACTGAGACATTGTCCTCTGTGCACGAGGCAGCTCTCTTGGCAAGCATCTCAAACATTTGGGTTGAGTCGTGTCAGACCTGTGGCACTGCCCCACTGTGCAGGGGCTTGGTGGGAGCTGCCTTGTCACTGGAGGACCTCCAGGGCCAGGTGGGCCAGGTGTTTCAGGGCCAGGTGGGCCAGGTGTTCAGGGTGAGGCCTGTGCTAGTGCAGGGgttctctgctggctgctgacCCCCTGTGCTCTCTGTCCTTCACCAGAATCGAGGAGGAGCTCGGCAGCAAGGCTCGCTTTGCCGGGAGGAACTTCAGGAACCCTCGTGTCAACTAAGTGTGGAAGAGTCCCCTCTGTTCTGGTTCAGCACTAGATATTGACTTAGATCACAATTACCTGTACTAGAAAGATAagggcagctgaaggaaaagacCAGTCTGCAGGTCCTCTTATCCTCTAGATGATCCCTCACCCAGTGTTTTCACCAACTCTGGTCTGTTAATTGTAACgctctgctgcttctgtagAACAGTCCCTGCGGGTGTTCTGTGTATTTAACACCCTCGGGGCTCATGACATTGTGATTCTGGGCATCAACACTTTAGTTCCCTTCTCTGTCTCATCTTCAACGTTTGGAGCCGTGTGATTTGCAGTGCAGCAAGAGGTACCTGCAGGCAGAGACAGTAGTGTTTTTACATGTGATAAATAAAAGCATCAAACAACCCAACCACGTGTGTTCCTTGGAAGTATTTGGAGGAGTCTGAGGAGCAGGGATTCCCACCTTTGCATCAcggagtcatggaatggtttatgttggaagggaccttaaggctCGTCTTGCCCTTTTTCCTGGGGTGTGCCAAGAGTTTTTGGGCTCTCTGTCCCCACGGTGGTTGTGTTTCTGTGCGAGCActgtcacagggagcagagctgtgacctCAGTCCATTCccagacaggaaaaaacaaatttctaCCCAGCTGAGCGCGAGGATGTGTGAGCCATTCTCGCCGCTTGTTTCCCGGCAGATCGCCGAGAAAGTGATTAATCCCGAGGCTGTTAATGAGTGTGGGCCGTGCCCAGCGCTGCTCCCtggcggccgcgccgggccTTGCACCGCACCGCTGCTTTCCTCGCGCCTTTGCAGTCCTGCCCgagggctgcagccagcgcTGCTGCGGGGCCCCTGGCACCAGCTGCCTGCAAGAGTGGCCTCAgttctgctgtgggcagagcagggaaacagcCTTCCCTGGGCCCCTGGCACCTCTGCTTCCTTAGGAGGTTTATTGCCTTTGTCAGCTT is a window of Motacilla alba alba isolate MOTALB_02 chromosome 21, Motacilla_alba_V1.0_pri, whole genome shotgun sequence DNA encoding:
- the ENO1 gene encoding alpha-enolase isoform X2, translating into MSITKIHAREIFDSRGNPTVEVDLYTNKGLFRAAVPSGASTGIYEALELRDNDKTRYMGKGVSRAVKYVNEFLATALCTQNVNVVEQEKIDKLMLEMDGTENKSKFGANAILGVSLAVCKAGAAEKGVPLYRHIADLAGNPEVILPVPAFNVINGGSHAGNKLAMQEFMILPVGAESFKDAMRVGAEVYHNLKNVIKEKYGKDATNVGDEGGFAPNILENKEALELLKTAIAKAGYTDKVVIGMDVAASEFYRDGKYDLDFKSPDDPSRYISPDQLADLYKGFVKNYPVVSIEDPFDQDDWGAWKKFTGSVNIQVVGDDLTVTNPKRIAKAVEEKACNCLLLKVNQIGSVTESLQACKLAQSNGWGVMVSHRSGETEDTFIADLVVGLCTGQIKTGAPCRSERLAKYNQLLRIEEELGSKARFAGRNFRNPRVN
- the ENO1 gene encoding alpha-enolase isoform X1 — protein: MSITKIHAREIFDSRGNPTVEVDLYTNKGLFRAAVPSGASTGIYEALELRDNDKTRYMGKGVSKAVEHVNKTIAPALISKNVNVVEQEKIDKLMLEMDGTENKSKFGANAILGVSLAVCKAGAAEKGVPLYRHIADLAGNPEVILPVPAFNVINGGSHAGNKLAMQEFMILPVGAESFKDAMRVGAEVYHNLKNVIKEKYGKDATNVGDEGGFAPNILENKEALELLKTAIAKAGYTDKVVIGMDVAASEFYRDGKYDLDFKSPDDPSRYISPDQLADLYKGFVKNYPVVSIEDPFDQDDWGAWKKFTGSVNIQVVGDDLTVTNPKRIAKAVEEKACNCLLLKVNQIGSVTESLQACKLAQSNGWGVMVSHRSGETEDTFIADLVVGLCTGQIKTGAPCRSERLAKYNQLLRIEEELGSKARFAGRNFRNPRVN